DNA sequence from the Sediminibacillus dalangtanensis genome:
AATACCCGTTTAAACGTGACCCAATGACTGGCTCCTAGCGTTCTTGCCGCCTTTTCCAAATTAGGATCGATTGAATCCATCATGCCGACGAGATTAGAGGCAATAAAAGCTACACCGAGAATGATCAGGGCAATAAAGGCTCCCCAATAGTTGTAAACCAGTGTAAAAGGTTCGTCTAACAACCCCATGTTCATCATGGTGGTATTGAACCATCCGGTCGGTTTGAAAAAGGCGATGACAGCCATGTCAATAATGATCGAGCCAAGGGTCAAGGGAAATATCGTTAACCCGGCGATCAATCCGCCACCTCTCATTTTGCCTCTGATAAAATAAGTGATGCCAAAGGCGATAAACAGCTCAATGATTGCTGCCGGGACAACTAAGTATAACGTTCGCCAAATCGTGTCGTAGTATTTTGCGTTGGTGAAGAACTCGACATAGTTGCTTATGGTCAACGCTGTCGCTCCAGGTTCTTGAAAAGTCATGATGAATCCCCTCACCAGTGGATACACAAATAACAATAAAAGAGGAAGCAATGATGGAAGAAGGAGAAGATAATCTCTTTTCTTTGTAAAAACCTCTTGATTCATGTCCTTCACTCCTTGTCGATGATTAATAGTTTGTCCGGATCCAAATAAAGTCTGACTTCTTCACCTAAGGCATAAGGGTTCAAGCCTAGCACGTTGATTTTGAACGTCCGGCCGCCCTCCGTTTCTACCTCATATCCTGTAGCGCTGCCAATATAGTCACTGACTGTTATGTGTCCTTGAAGTGTATTCATTCCAATCTTTGAATCCGTAATGATATCAATCATCTCCGGCTTAATTGTCAGGATGACATCATCGCCAACCTGGTGCTTTTCATCCTTTTTGACAGTCAGTCGGACAGCATCCTTATCGGCTTCAAATATAAAGTGACCGTCTTGTTCATCCACAAGCGTTCCTTCAAGAAAGTTACCATATCCGATAAAATTCGCCACAAAATAATTTTTCGGCCTTCCGAAAATGTCTTTTGGTGTTCCGATTTGTTGGATGACCCCATTGGACATAACAGTCACTTTGGTCGAGAGCGACAAGGCTTCTTCCTGATCATGCGTGACATATATCGTAGTGATTCCCAATTCATTGTGCAGCTTTTTCAATTGGGTCCTCATCTCTTTGCGCAATTTCGCATCCAGGTTACTTAATGGCTCATCGAGTAACAGCACACGCGGACGAATCACAATGGCACGGGCCAAGGCTACTCTCTGCTGCTGTCCGCCACTCAAATCCTTGATAAACCGGTCTCCAAGACCGTTTAATTGAACCATCTCGATCGCTTCATTTACTCTTTTTTTCTTATCCGCCTTTTTAATTTTTCTCATATCCAAGCCAAAAGCGATATTTTGTGCAACGGTCATATGAGGAAACAACGCATAATTTTGGAAAACCATGCCGATATCACGGCGGCTCATATCGATTTGATTGATCGGTTGACCGTTAAAAATGATGTCTCCGGAAGTTGGCTGCAATATTCCCAAAATCATGGATAGAATCGTTGTTTTTCCACAACCACTCGGACCAAGCAATGTCATAAACTCTCCGCTTTCAATCGTCAGACTGGCATCTTGAACAGCAGTCGTAGAACCGAACTGCTTCGTCAAATGGTTGATTTCAACTTTTGTGGATTCTGCTGTGACGTTTTTGCTCTGTAGTGCTTGTGCCACCATCTTCACTCCTTTATTTCCCCGCCTTAGTGAACAGGCGGGGAATTATTTTGCTTTATACTACGTTTAATCGGCTTGGATTTTTTGCTCCCACAAATTGTAGCTTTCATTCGTTGCCTCCAAATTCGGGAAGAGTACCCAGTTATCCTCTGGTACGTAAATGGTATCGCCGTCCTTGAATTCCGGCATGACACCCTCGAGGTACTTGTCGTAAGTATCTACGTACTCAGACTCCAAATACTCCGGAGAGGCTTCGCCATTTGCCGGTATGAAGCCAACCGCATAACCTTGGGATTGTATCTCTTTCGACGTGGCAAACTCTAGGAAATCCAGAGCAGCTTGTTTCCGCTCTTCCGGTAAATCTTTCAGCATGACATAGAAATGAGAGTCAATAATTTGCTTCGTGTCTTCCAACGTAACTGTGCCAATATTAGGTGGAACCGTGCCGGTAGCCTTCAGGTTGGCGAACCAGAATGGTGTATGAGGGATGATGTCCACTCCTCCCTCATAAAGCATATCGAAGCTGTCTGACGTCTTGGTTGGGTAATTATCAATCGTTTTGCCTATATCCTCTAAGTACGTCCACGTTTTATCGAGGGACTCAGGATCATTAAAGTCTTCTCCCAATGATTGAGCCAAGCCGAAGAAAAAGCCTCGTGCAGGACCGCTTGAAGGTACAGCTGGATACGTAAACTTACCTGGGTTTTCGGCAATCCAATCTTTCAGTTCTGCATAGCTGGTTGGCGGGTTATCTACTTTGTCTTTGTTGTAAGCAAGAATCGGCCCTCCTGATCCAGTCGTAACAGGGGCACCATACCCATCGAACTTTTCTTTATAAGCGCTTCCAATTTCGTTCCATTGGTCAGCATGGACCTCTTCACTGTAGTCCGGCAGCAATTGCTCCCATAAGCCGTCCCTGATTCCCAACGGCAATCCATCTAAACCCGTGATGACCACATCGATCGTTCCGTTATCCCCTTGCGTTTTTATCTTGTTAATTACCTCTTGCGGGGTACCCCGCCCATATTCAACGTTGTATTTGTCGCCATACTCCTCTTCGAACATCGGAATCACGATATCATTATAATATTCGTCACCGCCGGCAACTGAATAGATTGTTAGTGTTGTCTTTCCTCCAGAACCACCGCTACCCTCTGCGCCACCACCGCATGCCGAGAGCAACAGCCCAATTACAAACAATGTCGTGATCAAAAACAGTTTTTGTTTTTTCAATTCATTTCCCTCCCCAAAGATTTAGAAATATATCAAAGCACCAATAGACTCTGCTGGATTGATTCTCAGTGAATATTGCCGAAAATCACCTCCTTCATGAACCGCCATCTGTAAGCGGTTGCACAAATATCAAAAAATATAGGTTTATTTTCTACTGTGACTAGTAGTGCTTCTATTGGTTTGTAGCCATACTAATATGTCAGTTTTAAAAAGTATTTCTATCTAAAGAGACATTTTAATCATACTAGTATGTCAGTAACTATATTTATTGTACCTGCTATCATTACTAATGGCAATATTCTTACAATTATTTTTAGCTTTTAGTGCTTTATGGCTATTTCGCTCTGTTTAACAGACCTCTGCCCTTATCACCACTAGAAGCAGAGACCGACGCTTCATGGATGAATGGTCCTGTTTTGTTGGTCCGGAATTCCCGACTTTCTGTAAAAATAGGTGTTCACTTGATCGCGCCATTCTATGGCATTGTCCCGTTGCTTTTTTAACCGCTGTTTGACATTTTCAAAAACGGCGTTATCCACCTTTCCCTCTATCCCGTTCCACTTGGCGATAAAGGTTTCTACCTCTTCCACCCCTTCAAAGTGGGTAGTGTAAATATGCTGAATGACCGTCTCTCCTGATTTCAATCGATGGGAATAAGGAACATGATGGAAAAATAATAAAAGTTCATCTGGACACAGCTCTAACGAATCATACACTTTTGCATTTGGCTCTTCATATTGCGAGCTATACCCCGTCCCTGTTTCCACTGTCCGGTCCACACCGATTCCATCACGGTCGGCAAAGTGATAAGTCCCCCACTTTGAATACTCATAACCATCGACATTAGGTCCATAATGATGGTTTGGATTGACCATCCAGCCTATTCCCAATGGTGCCGTGTACTTTTCATAGACTTTCCATGAATGAAGCAAAATGTATTCGACTGCATCAACCACATCCGGATCATAGCCAAAGGTTAGATGAATCCAATCCTTAGTTATTTCTTCTGTTGTCCGTTCAGGATTCCATATTAATCGCCCATATCCATAAAGGTTCGCTTGAGCGAGGGTATGTCCGGTCCAGTTCCCGTCATCTCCGATATTCGAGACAGCAGCAATACCACTATATTGATAACCATGAAGCGTGCCGTCTACAATCGACTTAATCGTCGAGCCTTCTCCTTTGGTGTACGTATCAAAATCGAGCACCTCTTTCCATTGAGGAATCAAGTAGCACACGTCGATTTGCTGACCGGTATATTCCTGCGCAATCTGAAACTCCAGCATCTGGTTGGTTTGTTTCATCGCTCCCAATAAAGGAGAAACGGGTTCACGCACTTGAAAATCCATCGGCCCGTTTTTGATTTGCAAGATAACATTCTCTAAGAATTTTCCATCCAACGGTTTAAAATGGTCATACGCAGCTCTTGCTCTGTCTGTACTTCTATCCCGCCAATCCTGTAAATGATTATAAACAAAGCAGCGCCAAATCACTTTCCCCTCAAAAGGTTTTAAAGCCTTGGCCAGAACGTTTGCCCCCTCTACATGTCCCCGATCATAAGTGAAAGGACCAGGGCGCCCTTCTGAGTCTGCTTTGACGATAAAACCGCCAAAATCCGGAATATATTCATAGATTTCCGCTACTTTATCTTTCCACCATTTTTCCACTTCTGGACTGAGCGGATCAGCTGTGCCCAAACCGCCCAATTCCATCGGACTGGCAAAATTGATGCTTAAAAAAGAACGGATTCCATAAGCAGCAAAAATAGCTGACACCGCTTTCACTTTTGGCAAAAATGCCTTGGTGACCAGTTTCGTTTCTACGTCCCAAACATTTACATTGTTTATCGAAATCGCGTTAATACCCACTGAAGCTAATAATCTGGCATAATCTTTCACCCTTGTTAAATCTTCATTAAAATCGTTATCAACATAAAAAATAGATTGGCCAGCGTATCCTCGCTCGATCGAGCCATCCATGTTATCCCATTGATTGATCATCCTGAATTGATTTCTGGGTGACTCGACCACTTCCAGTGAATCGATAGGAACCTCTTTCTGCAAAAGTCTTAACAAATGAAATGCTGCATACAAGGCTCCCCTGTCGGTTTTCCCGATTAGGAGAACAGCTCGCTCTTCTTTTTCAAACACGGACTTTAACACATATCCTTCATCAGTGACGTCTCGAAACACCTCCGGAGAAATCCCATATTGCTTTAAGTCCATTTGCTCGTATGTACCTAAGATTATATGTCCCTCAGCGGAATTGTCGGGAACGAGGGTTACCCCAAGCATGGAGTGTATCCCCTTCTTCAATTCAGCTGCAGCAGATTCCAAAATCTGCGACTCCTCGTTTACTTCAATTGCTGTCAGCCATTTTTTGTATTCTTCTTTTTTCGTTCCTATCGGCCTATATTGGAGCCAAGCTTGATAGCTATCGGTATTTGACATATCTTTCACACCCTTCACCCTTTCTATCGTTCAACTAAAATAATTGGAATAAGCAAGCTTTAACTCTTCTTTTTCGTAATTCACCAAATTGAGATGGTCAAGAATTAACTTCTCGGCCATGTCCGCTTCCCTTTGCTGAATGTAATCATAAATATCGCGATGCTGCGAGACGAGTACATCCCAGTCCAGGTCTGAAGCCAGCCTCAGGACGCGCAGTCTGTCGAAATGGCTGTTCATTTGCCTGATCATCGTCCATGTACGCAATTTATTACACCCTTCGAAAAGCAGCCGGTGATATTGGTCATCCAATTCCAATAATCTGGAATAAGATCCTTTGTCTAAACACAATTCCTGCATAGCCAGATTCGATTCCAACTGAAAAAGCTGCTCTTCTCCGAAATTTTGACATGCCTCCCGGACGATGGCTCTTTCAATATTCTCCCGTACAAATCTGCCCTCTTCCACAAGATGTAAATCAATCTTTGAAACAATACTTCCGATTTGCGGAAAAATTCCCAGCAGGTTTTCCTGAGATAACTTTAAAAAAGCTTCCCTGACCGGTGTGCGGCTTACTTCCAAGTCTGCAGCTATCTCCTGCTCGGAGATTTTATGTCCTGGCTCCAGCTCTAATTCGATGATTCTTTTCTTTAACGTTTCATAGACAAAACTTCTTGTGGAAAGGTTTTCCCGCGTGATCATTGATGAAATTTCCCTCACCCCTTTACGTAACAACCATCTTTTGATACTCTAATTGTACTAGTATGGTAGTTATAAAACCAGTATAGATTGTTTATCTGGCAATTTCAATCCCTTTTTTTGCTTGTCCAAATCATTTTCTAATGGTATCCCCCTAAATGACAACGCTTCCAAAAAGGGATTGTGATTGTATATAAATCAACTGATGAAAGGAGAAGAAGATGAAAAAGAGGAGAAATGGAAAAGTTTTAAGTTTACTGCTCATTTTCGCACTTGTTATTGGGTCCTTCGGTTGGCAAAGCACCTCTCTTGCCAAACCGAAAGCTTCAACCGAACCACCGGTAACGGTTGTCGATTGGGACCATGAACTTCAAGAGATGGACGGTTTTGGCGGATCGTTTGCCTTTCATAAGGGCGGCTCGATTATGCGATTGGAAGAACCGGTTAGATCTAAAATCCTCGATTTGCTGTTCAGCCAGGAAAATGGCATCGGCCTCAGCATTGTGCGAAACATGATTGGAGACGGAGGCATTGCTGATTGGGGAAATGAACACTACGACGGTCCAACCGACACCATTTTGCCGTCACCTGATGAATATGTGTGGGAAGACCAGGAATGGGATAAAGAAGCATTTGACCAGTATCAGATTTGGATCATGAACGAAGCCAAAAAACGGGGTGTCGACACATTCCTAAGTACCGCCTGGAGTGCCCCGGCCTGGATGAAGCAAAACGGCAGTGTCATCGATAATGGCACAGCCCCCAACAAGCTGAGGGAGGATATGTATCAGGAGTATGCAGATTACCTAGCATCCTATGTAGAGGGATATAAGGAACACTTTGATTTGGATATCACCCATATTTCCCCATCAAATGAACCGGACTTTTCCGGCGGCTATTCCAGCAGTTTGTGGACGCCTGAAGAACTGAACACATTTGTCAGGGATTTTATGGGTCCTACATTTGAAGAGAGAAATATTCCGGCCGACATTGTTTTGGGAGAATCAGTGGGATTCGATGAAGAATTCGCACTTCCGGCTTTGAACGACCCGATTACAAACGAATATGTTGATGTTGTGGCTGCCCATGGCTATTCCGGTCTGAAGAGCGGCGGCACTGAAGCTGATCCGGATTCGTTTACCCGGTCACAGGAATTAGACAAAACCATTTGGCAAACCGAATACATGAACCAGGGAGAAGACAAACAGACCTATGAACATAACACGATTACAGACGGACTGAGATATGCCAACTTGATTGGCAATATATTTGAAGATACAGGCGTTAGTGCCTATTTCTGGTGGTGGCCTGCTGCCAATAACGGAGCCGACGGTTCTGATTTGATCCGCCTCGTTAATGATGGCAGTGACCAGGGAATCGCACCGACGGAAAATGGCCAATATCGTATTTTTAAACGTTTCTATACCTTTGGAAATTACAGCCGCTTTATCCAGCCAGGTTACCAGATGATCGAAGCAGATAAACATCCAGCAGAAGAGGTCATGGTTACCGCATATAAAGATCCAGAGACGGATAACTTTACGCTTGTTGCGGTCAACAACAGTGAGCAGGATCAAGAAATCACGTTCGACCTGGAAGGATTTCCTGGTGATATAGAGGCCGTCGTGCCTTATCGCACTTCTGCCAGTGAAAATCTTGAAAAATTAGATGCCATCGAAACAAACGACAACCAATTCTCTATGGAGCTGAGAGGATCCAGTGTTACAACCTTTATTCCGAAACAATTCGAACTTCCAGCCTTGCCGGATATGAAGGATGTCTTTTCCACTTATTTGGCAGCAGAGAACGATGGACAATCTGCCGGACTGCAAACCATGGAAAGCAAAGCTGGTGACAAAGTGATCACCAATGTCAGAGATGGCTCCTATATCAACTATACAAATGTGAATTTTGCCGATGGATCAGCCAGTGGACAGGCAGATAAGCGGGGAATCCTCAGTATGAACGCTACTGTCGCTCCGATAGCAGGAGGTACCATTGAGGTTCGACTAGACGATCCTGAAAATGGCAAGGTAGTCGGTACCATGGAAGTGCCGACAAACGGAAACCCGAATGACTGGATGACCGTTTCTACTATGATTGACACCAATGCCACAGACGGAGCAAATGGTTTCCACGATTTATATTTGGTGTTTACCAACGATAACCATAGTAACAAGAAGATGTTTAATGTGAGGGAATTTCAATTTAGTGATGAAGTGGTCGAATAGGTGCGGCTGCCCCCATTTTCTTGGGGGCAGTATTTTATTGTTTTAAGAGGGTTTTCTAGCAAAATGGAGAAATATGAATGGTAATAGGAAAGGAAGGTGGTTATTATTGATTGTTAAAAAAAGAGCAGTTCCACACAAACTGCAAGTGCTGGAAGCATTAATTCGTCGTTTACCTGCAAGTCACTCCAAATTCCCCTCTATAAAAGAAGATTACACCAGAAGACTCGCCGGATATCACGGCGAAAAGCAGATCGATTTCCATCTAACTTCTCTCCCTCCAGATTCCTTTTCCATCTTTCATGATTTACGCCTCCCTTACAAACAACATTATTTTCAAATGGACTCTCTACTGCTATCGAAAAAGTTTGCTGTTATTCTGGAAATAAAAAATGTGACGGGCACTTTGCTGTTTGATCAAACTTTTAATCAATTAATCCGGACTGCAGACGAAAAAGAGGAAGGATTCCAATCTCCCCTGGTGCAAGTGGAAAATCAGAAAAGGAAGCTATTGGAATATTTTAGCCAACACACTCTTCCGATATTGCCCATCGAATCATTCATTGTGGTCAGCAACCCCAGGACAATTATAAAAGCAAACGGCAATAAAGAAGATATCTCACGGAAAGTCATTCACTCCGAGTTTTTAACAGAGAGGTTGAATGAAGTAAAAAGTCACTATGCTAATTCTCCCTCTTATTCCTTAGAAAAAATGCGAATGCCCCTTCTTGGTTCCCATACAGAAGATCAAGTCAACGCATATACGCTAAAAGGAATGGAAATCGGAGATCCGGACAGGGGTCCAATGCCCTGATTGCAAAACCTTTGATATGGAAAGAGTTCATAGCAAATGGATATGCTCTTACTGTAAAAGTGAATCAAGAGATGCTCACCTACAAGCAATCGCTGACTATATGCTTCTATTTACCCCCTTCATTACAAATCATGCGTGTCAACAGTTTCTTCATATTGATCGCCATACAGCTAAGCGGCTCCTAAGTAAAAATTTCTCAGCAACAGGATATTCAAATCAGAGAAAATATTTTAATAATTAACGGATCTATTCATTATATGGAGGTGATCTTCTTCCCGGGGGAGTCGCTCTTCTTTCCTGGGGAGTCGATCCTCTTTTGGATCTAGTTGATCTTCTTCACACGGGGTGATCTTCTTTTTCCGGTTTTCGCTCTTCTTTCCTGGTGAGTCGATCCTCTTTTGGATCTAGTTGATCTTCTTCGCACGGGTTGATCTTCTTTTTCCGGTTTTCGCTCTTCTTTCCTGGGGAGTCGCTCTTCTTTTTCCGGTTTTCGCTCTTCTTTCCGAGGGAGTCGCTCCTTTTTTCAGAGTTTTTGCTCTACTACAACAACCATCTTAACAGAAAAACCCCCGACTAAGTCGGAGGTCCTCTAATCATTTATTTATTTCTCAGGCGCCAATTCAATTGCCTGACGCAATGCTTCTAATAAACTTTGGTCATCGGCTATCCCGGTGCCGGCGATGTCGAATGCTGTTCCGTGGTCGACACTTGTGCGGATGATCGGCAGGCCGACTGTAATGTTGACTCCGGCTTCCAGGCCGAGTACTTTGATCGGTCCGTGGCCCTGATCGTGGTACATGGCGACAACGATGTCGAAGTCACCGCGTTGGGCACGGAAGAACAAAGTGTCCGCTGGGAGTGGTCCTTCGACATTGATTCCTTCTCCTGTAGCACGCTCGATGGCTGGGATGATTTTTTCTTCTTCTTCCCCGTAGCCGAACAGGCCATTTTCACCAGCATGCGGGTTAATGCCGCAAACGGCGATTTTCGGCTGTTTGATACCTGAGTTGCTTAGCGTCTCATGAGCAAGACGGATAACGTGATAAACGCGCTCCGGCTCGATCATGTTGATGGCGTCAATCAGACCGACGTGCGTGGTAACATGAATTACTTTCAGCTTTGGTGATGAAAGCATCATGGAGAAATCCTTGGTGCCGGTCAATTCCGCAAGTATCTCGGTATGGCCTGGGTAAACATGGCCGCCTTTATGCAGTGCTTCTTTGTTCAAAGGCGCGGTACAAATCGCATCGATGCGACCGGCGTTGGCCAGTTCAATTGCCGTTTTTAAATATTCGAATGCTGCGTGTCCTGCTTCCGGAGAAACTTGCCCGAACGGCAGGTCTTTCGACAAAATATCAAGATCGTAGCAGGCAATTTCGCCGAAAGTGGTGTCTTCAAAATTTTCTGCTTCGTTCACTCGTTTAATAGTAATTTCTGTGTCGAGCACTTTTGCTGCCCGTTCCAACATTTTGGCATCTCCGATGACAAACGGGTGGGCATTTTCATATACTTCTTGCTTTTGTAAACTTTTTACGATAATTTCCGGGCCGACACCTGCGGCATCACCCATAGTTATACCGACGATTGGCTTCTTGCTCATCATGTAAGACTCCTTTCAGTTCCTGCATGGCTCGGTAAATCGATTCTGTTTTCCCGAAGGCGCCTGCTTTAGTCACTGCTGTAATTTCCCTGTTGGTTCCAATCAAAGTTCCAAGAGGAATTCCTGCTTCTATTTGTTTGATTAATCGGAAGCCGACTGCGCCTAAGTGGCGGGCGGTTTCTTTGGCGGTATCGCCGCCGGTCAGAATAAAGCCAGTCAGGTTTGGGTGCTGTTCAGCAACAATTGAAACAACCTGGCCGACGGCTTCCGAAATTCGTTCTCCGATCTGATTTTTGCTAAGTCCCAGTTCTAGCCCCAGTTGCTTCACCTGTTCACGGATTTGCTGATTGGATGGAACAAAAAGCACAATGTCCTTGCCTTGGTCCAATGCAGATCCGCTCACTTGTACATAGTGTGCCGCATGGCGCTGCCAATTGTCGGAAAAAATTTGCATCGTGTCGATTTTGACAGGCGCAACATTTTCCTGATCCTTGGCATAGTGTACTTGCTGCTGGGTAACTTCTGATAAACTGCCACAGACGGTCATCACCTGTTTAGAATGCGGGACCATTTTGGTGACGGTTTGATCACCGAGCTTGAGAACAAGCGGCAGCACTTCTGCAAGTCCGGCTGAACCGGCCCAGACAATGCTGTCAGCCAACAATACCATGCGTTCTACGATGGCTTGCAGGTCGGCTTGTGTTTCGGCATCACAAACAATGTACTGCACGTGCTCTGCCCTGAATTGTTTTATTTTTTCGACCCAGGAAACAAAGCTTTTACGCAATTCATCGGACTTGATCACTCCGACAGGTGCGCCGATTTCCTCTTCGATGATTGCCGGAATATAAGACTCGGTTACGGGATGCTTGGGATCCTGTGCAATTTCCGTCTCCGAAATCTTGACGCCCTTGACGTAATGATGGCCGTCTACAGTCGTTCGGCCGTAAGGGGGAAAAGCCGGAGCTACGATGACAAACTCCGGTTGAAACACTTCCCGTACAGCTTCCAGTTCTGTCCCAATATGGCCGCGTAACGTAGAATCCATTTTTTTATAAATGTGCTGATAACCTGAATCTTTCAAGAAATTCGCTGCTTTTTTGGTTACGTTGTAGGCATCTTCCCGGTTTAGCGCCCGGGAATTGGTATCAATGACAATGCCTTTATCCACGTTTTCCTGATGCTCTGGGATATCAAACAACACAGACGTTTCGATGCCTTTTTCTGTTAGCTGGACGCCGCTGTCGTTGGCGCCGGTTAAATCGTCTGCGATAATCCCGATCACTTGTGCCATACTAATCCCCCGTTCTTAAGATGCAGAGATGGAAGCTTCTTTTGAAGAGGTTTCCTTCTCTTCGTAATCTCCAGGAAGGTTGACTCCCTTTCTCTCCAGTCGTTTTACTAAAAATGCGATATATATCGGTAATAAAATTGCTGTTGTTACAGTGGATGCTGCAACTTGTACCGTCGCAAGATCTGTTACACTGGCAAAGCTGGCATTGGCTGCTGCGATTGCAGCTGGAGTGGCCACCGCATTTCCAGCAGTAGAACCTTCCGCAGCTCCGACAATCGGGTTCCACTTAAAC
Encoded proteins:
- a CDS encoding nuclease-related domain-containing protein, encoding MIVKKRAVPHKLQVLEALIRRLPASHSKFPSIKEDYTRRLAGYHGEKQIDFHLTSLPPDSFSIFHDLRLPYKQHYFQMDSLLLSKKFAVILEIKNVTGTLLFDQTFNQLIRTADEKEEGFQSPLVQVENQKRKLLEYFSQHTLPILPIESFIVVSNPRTIIKANGNKEDISRKVIHSEFLTERLNEVKSHYANSPSYSLEKMRMPLLGSHTEDQVNAYTLKGMEIGDPDRGPMP
- a CDS encoding ABC transporter ATP-binding protein; its protein translation is MAQALQSKNVTAESTKVEINHLTKQFGSTTAVQDASLTIESGEFMTLLGPSGCGKTTILSMILGILQPTSGDIIFNGQPINQIDMSRRDIGMVFQNYALFPHMTVAQNIAFGLDMRKIKKADKKKRVNEAIEMVQLNGLGDRFIKDLSGGQQQRVALARAIVIRPRVLLLDEPLSNLDAKLRKEMRTQLKKLHNELGITTIYVTHDQEEALSLSTKVTVMSNGVIQQIGTPKDIFGRPKNYFVANFIGYGNFLEGTLVDEQDGHFIFEADKDAVRLTVKKDEKHQVGDDVILTIKPEMIDIITDSKIGMNTLQGHITVSDYIGSATGYEVETEGGRTFKINVLGLNPYALGEEVRLYLDPDKLLIIDKE
- a CDS encoding ABC transporter substrate-binding protein, with protein sequence MKKQKLFLITTLFVIGLLLSACGGGAEGSGGSGGKTTLTIYSVAGGDEYYNDIVIPMFEEEYGDKYNVEYGRGTPQEVINKIKTQGDNGTIDVVITGLDGLPLGIRDGLWEQLLPDYSEEVHADQWNEIGSAYKEKFDGYGAPVTTGSGGPILAYNKDKVDNPPTSYAELKDWIAENPGKFTYPAVPSSGPARGFFFGLAQSLGEDFNDPESLDKTWTYLEDIGKTIDNYPTKTSDSFDMLYEGGVDIIPHTPFWFANLKATGTVPPNIGTVTLEDTKQIIDSHFYVMLKDLPEERKQAALDFLEFATSKEIQSQGYAVGFIPANGEASPEYLESEYVDTYDKYLEGVMPEFKDGDTIYVPEDNWVLFPNLEATNESYNLWEQKIQAD
- a CDS encoding ABC transporter permease; protein product: MTFQEPGATALTISNYVEFFTNAKYYDTIWRTLYLVVPAAIIELFIAFGITYFIRGKMRGGGLIAGLTIFPLTLGSIIIDMAVIAFFKPTGWFNTTMMNMGLLDEPFTLVYNYWGAFIALIILGVAFIASNLVGMMDSIDPNLEKAARTLGASHWVTFKRVFWPLIRSNVLTVFALNLIMQIGVYSTAVIVGNPASETRTFVVVAFEEAMRNFNYNMANTVAIVMGITQLLVLGIVFAIRKRGFVGSASTFK
- a CDS encoding GntR family transcriptional regulator encodes the protein MITRENLSTRSFVYETLKKRIIELELEPGHKISEQEIAADLEVSRTPVREAFLKLSQENLLGIFPQIGSIVSKIDLHLVEEGRFVRENIERAIVREACQNFGEEQLFQLESNLAMQELCLDKGSYSRLLELDDQYHRLLFEGCNKLRTWTMIRQMNSHFDRLRVLRLASDLDWDVLVSQHRDIYDYIQQREADMAEKLILDHLNLVNYEKEELKLAYSNYFS
- a CDS encoding glycoside hydrolase: MKKRRNGKVLSLLLIFALVIGSFGWQSTSLAKPKASTEPPVTVVDWDHELQEMDGFGGSFAFHKGGSIMRLEEPVRSKILDLLFSQENGIGLSIVRNMIGDGGIADWGNEHYDGPTDTILPSPDEYVWEDQEWDKEAFDQYQIWIMNEAKKRGVDTFLSTAWSAPAWMKQNGSVIDNGTAPNKLREDMYQEYADYLASYVEGYKEHFDLDITHISPSNEPDFSGGYSSSLWTPEELNTFVRDFMGPTFEERNIPADIVLGESVGFDEEFALPALNDPITNEYVDVVAAHGYSGLKSGGTEADPDSFTRSQELDKTIWQTEYMNQGEDKQTYEHNTITDGLRYANLIGNIFEDTGVSAYFWWWPAANNGADGSDLIRLVNDGSDQGIAPTENGQYRIFKRFYTFGNYSRFIQPGYQMIEADKHPAEEVMVTAYKDPETDNFTLVAVNNSEQDQEITFDLEGFPGDIEAVVPYRTSASENLEKLDAIETNDNQFSMELRGSSVTTFIPKQFELPALPDMKDVFSTYLAAENDGQSAGLQTMESKAGDKVITNVRDGSYINYTNVNFADGSASGQADKRGILSMNATVAPIAGGTIEVRLDDPENGKVVGTMEVPTNGNPNDWMTVSTMIDTNATDGANGFHDLYLVFTNDNHSNKKMFNVREFQFSDEVVE
- the pdxA gene encoding 4-hydroxythreonine-4-phosphate dehydrogenase PdxA — translated: MSKKPIVGITMGDAAGVGPEIIVKSLQKQEVYENAHPFVIGDAKMLERAAKVLDTEITIKRVNEAENFEDTTFGEIACYDLDILSKDLPFGQVSPEAGHAAFEYLKTAIELANAGRIDAICTAPLNKEALHKGGHVYPGHTEILAELTGTKDFSMMLSSPKLKVIHVTTHVGLIDAINMIEPERVYHVIRLAHETLSNSGIKQPKIAVCGINPHAGENGLFGYGEEEEKIIPAIERATGEGINVEGPLPADTLFFRAQRGDFDIVVAMYHDQGHGPIKVLGLEAGVNITVGLPIIRTSVDHGTAFDIAGTGIADDQSLLEALRQAIELAPEK
- a CDS encoding alpha-glucuronidase family glycosyl hydrolase; translated protein: MSNTDSYQAWLQYRPIGTKKEEYKKWLTAIEVNEESQILESAAAELKKGIHSMLGVTLVPDNSAEGHIILGTYEQMDLKQYGISPEVFRDVTDEGYVLKSVFEKEERAVLLIGKTDRGALYAAFHLLRLLQKEVPIDSLEVVESPRNQFRMINQWDNMDGSIERGYAGQSIFYVDNDFNEDLTRVKDYARLLASVGINAISINNVNVWDVETKLVTKAFLPKVKAVSAIFAAYGIRSFLSINFASPMELGGLGTADPLSPEVEKWWKDKVAEIYEYIPDFGGFIVKADSEGRPGPFTYDRGHVEGANVLAKALKPFEGKVIWRCFVYNHLQDWRDRSTDRARAAYDHFKPLDGKFLENVILQIKNGPMDFQVREPVSPLLGAMKQTNQMLEFQIAQEYTGQQIDVCYLIPQWKEVLDFDTYTKGEGSTIKSIVDGTLHGYQYSGIAAVSNIGDDGNWTGHTLAQANLYGYGRLIWNPERTTEEITKDWIHLTFGYDPDVVDAVEYILLHSWKVYEKYTAPLGIGWMVNPNHHYGPNVDGYEYSKWGTYHFADRDGIGVDRTVETGTGYSSQYEEPNAKVYDSLELCPDELLLFFHHVPYSHRLKSGETVIQHIYTTHFEGVEEVETFIAKWNGIEGKVDNAVFENVKQRLKKQRDNAIEWRDQVNTYFYRKSGIPDQQNRTIHP